In Candidatus Eisenbacteria bacterium, the following proteins share a genomic window:
- a CDS encoding heavy metal translocating P-type ATPase, with the protein MKRTVKLSFKIRGMDCAEEIGALRRAVGPLVGGEEHLDFDLLDGKMTVSVAEGSELAAAIQEAVARTGMTAVPWSRLAMQRDAREEESLSKRFGKPAACVLGGVLLAAGFTADWIARGDLLAVLGAGRLGAERVPLPATLLYLASAIAGAWFIAPKAFRAARRARPDMNLLMTIAAAGAMAIGEWFEAAAVVFLFSLALLLESWSVERARRAIRSLLDVSPAVATVLDPDTGRTEEKPVEAIPPGATVLVRPGGRIPVDGVLVRGSTSVNQAPITGESLPVNKEEGDEVFAGTINGEGAVEIRSTKEAKDTTVARIIRMVEEARSRRAPSEQWVEKFARIYTPVMIGLALLVAALPPLLFGGAWSRSVYQALVLLVIACPCALVISTPVSVVAALAASARRGVLVKGGRFLEAV; encoded by the coding sequence ATGAAGAGGACGGTGAAGCTCTCCTTTAAGATTCGCGGGATGGATTGCGCCGAGGAGATCGGCGCGCTTCGGCGCGCGGTTGGTCCGCTTGTCGGCGGCGAGGAGCATCTCGACTTCGATCTTCTCGATGGGAAGATGACCGTCTCGGTCGCGGAGGGTTCGGAGCTTGCCGCCGCGATCCAAGAGGCGGTCGCTCGCACGGGAATGACGGCGGTTCCGTGGAGCCGGCTCGCGATGCAACGCGACGCCCGCGAGGAAGAAAGCCTCTCGAAGCGCTTCGGGAAGCCAGCCGCATGCGTGCTTGGCGGCGTTCTTCTCGCCGCGGGTTTCACCGCCGATTGGATCGCGCGCGGCGATCTTCTCGCGGTGCTCGGCGCCGGACGCCTCGGCGCCGAACGTGTTCCGCTCCCGGCGACCCTCCTCTATCTCGCCTCCGCGATCGCGGGCGCGTGGTTCATCGCGCCGAAAGCCTTTCGCGCGGCGCGGCGGGCGAGGCCCGACATGAACCTCCTCATGACAATCGCAGCGGCCGGCGCGATGGCGATCGGGGAGTGGTTCGAGGCGGCGGCGGTCGTCTTTCTCTTCTCGCTCGCGCTTCTTCTCGAGTCGTGGAGCGTCGAGCGGGCGCGCCGCGCGATCCGCTCTCTGCTCGACGTCTCCCCCGCCGTCGCGACGGTGCTCGATCCGGATACGGGACGCACCGAGGAGAAACCGGTCGAGGCGATTCCTCCCGGCGCGACGGTGCTCGTGCGGCCGGGCGGAAGGATTCCCGTCGACGGCGTTCTCGTCCGCGGATCGACATCGGTGAACCAAGCTCCGATCACGGGAGAATCGCTCCCCGTGAACAAAGAAGAAGGAGACGAGGTGTTCGCCGGAACGATCAACGGCGAGGGCGCCGTCGAGATCCGATCCACGAAAGAGGCGAAGGACACGACCGTCGCGCGCATCATCCGAATGGTGGAGGAGGCGAGGTCGCGGCGCGCGCCGAGCGAGCAGTGGGTCGAGAAGTTCGCGCGCATCTACACGCCGGTCATGATCGGCCTCGCTCTTCTCGTCGCGGCGCTTCCGCCGCTCCTCTTCGGCGGCGCGTGGTCCCGGTCGGTCTATCAAGCGCTCGTGCTTCTCGTCATCGCGTGCCCGTGCGCGCTCGTGATCTCGACGCCGGTGAGCGTCGTCGCGGCGCTCGCGGCGTCCGCGCGGCGCGGCGTTCTCGTGAAGGGCGGGCGCTTCCTGGAGGCGGTC